The genome window CTGCTGGACACAGAGGAGATCTACATCACGCTGCTGCCAAACACAGTGATCGGCTGCAACTAACAGGCAAGGTtcggttaaccctttatcaggcgaagaactatatttggtaacttcagtagATATCatcaatatttcgagaaaaaagttgcaaatttactagattaaagtggcaaatctacaagaaaaaaaaatcacagatttaagagatttaaagtggcaaatctgcacgaaaaaagttgcagatttacaaggaaaaaaaagtgaaaaaaaaaaaactttctcccagattcaccactttaaatctcataaatctgcacatttttttctcttaaatttgccactttaatctcgtaaacttttttctcaaaatattatttttgtatgtttttttttacacattctgccAGTATgtgatatcctccaatattctctaggattgaaatttggaattaagtcctattaagggttaaagtggtgaatctgcgagaaaaaagttgcttttttccccactcttttctcgtaaatctgcgacttttttcgcacagatttgccactttaaatctcttaaatctgcaactttttttcttgtagatttgccactttaatctagtaaatttgcaactttttttctcgaaatattacctgaagttaccaaatatagttctttgcctgataaagggttaatgggcAAGGTTTGGTTAAAGACATTCATTTAACATGAGTTCTTACCTTGCCATGTACAAACCATCTCAGTGTCCCCAGGGTCACACTGAGGGACCAGTGTCTCCTGTAACATGcacaaaatttaaattaaaaaaaaaaatcacatccaTGGAGACTGTGAAGCTATTGTCCACCACTGAGCCCAACATCATGATTAAAGTAATCAGTTGTGCTACTGTAATGCATAAAGTAGGCAGTTTGTAGTTGATGAATGCAGTTGGTACGTATTAAAAACCCCAACCCACACTTCACAAATAGTAAGGAAAAGTTAAATCGTAAAACCAACTCAACAGAGAttttactgtaaagataacatcacaATGTTCAATGTTTTAGCCACCGGAGaagcatgaggttagttttcacagtaatcttgcacatttaaatgtgttttgtgtttaaataagttttggataaaatacaATCTAGCAAGGTATGATTCAGTAGGCTGGTTTTGCTcgaattaatactcttgtatttctctgtgttttataattgttattgcgaCGTTCAGTTTgaaaactgtagctttatccaacttaattcacAGCACATTGGCTTATTGACACTGACATGcggttataattataattaaaaaatacacagatcgattaaaaaatccatgtgatcgaccaaattctaaAAGACCATTAATCGATAATTGATTGACTATTCCGATCCCTACTTGGTAAATCTGAAACTATTATCAGTGGAAACATTGTGCGGGCCAAGCAGAACTATATTTAAGCCATTTGTGGTGACTATGTTCGTCCCTACCAATCCAGTTCTGGCGTCATAGCAGCCGCAGCCAGGAAGACTCCGGCAGCCCACGTAGGcgatgagagaggagagaaccAGGCCGATGGTGCAGGTCAGCAGAATGGTGGCATTGGCCCCCTTCACCATGCGATGGAGCACAAACGTCTGAGCACAGAGACAAAGAATGAATGCTGGATCAATTAGTCGGACAGAATTATGTCTCGCACAGCAGGAAAAATACAGGTGTTACTGAGAACAAACAATGGCTCCATCCAACACATGGACACTGTTTTTGGTTCATGgtccatttgtaaaagccggcgaagcagtgttgccaacttagcgactttgttgctatatttgtTGCTataacttttcagacccccttagcgactatttttcaagaaagcgactggagacaaatccagcgactttttctggtgttattggggacttttggagactcctgccggcccccgcagctcgttaagaagagtaagaacgactggagcagtcctcctgcagcagtctctcccagctgctgagccagaggggatgttaaccccaaagcttccagtctgcaaattgctaataggctaacagttagctctgtagcagtacagtgtgtatgtgctgctgctgcaggaggtgttcacttagcgatctctgtttgtttacaacaagcaccagacactctgtgcacagttagcgatgccggttaattcacaatcacgatatttatgatcagcggagacgctgtgcataattagccatgctgctttgtttatgatcagctgctgacgttgtgcacaatTGACgactagtggaaacacggctattggcttcactttttcagACCCAGAAGTTGCTGCTTGGTTTCCCCCAAAGGAAATCTCTTGTGGTAGTACatataatgtttgtgtgtgtgtgtgttgtgcttaCCACTTGAGGACTGTCGTGGTGGTGGAAgacctcttcatcctcctccccGTAAGTGAGTGTGAGGCAGGAGTAACCGGAGATAATAACTGCAGCCACACAGGAGAGTCCTGCTGCTACCACCATCACACTCACCTGCAGGACGGAAAGACAAGTTCAGCAACACAAAATCACACTGCAtgtaagagaaagaaagagtgtGTATTTCTCCTTTTCAtattaaatacagtataaatcattagttttattttacaatattatgTAGAGTTCagtgggctacacggtggtctagtggttaacactcttgcctcacagctagagggtctccggtatggtgagtttttacctaaaatattggctccagttgagagttttagttgcatgaagtttgaatgttatttcaaaagcattttcttccaccaaaacgtgctcgtttcaagtattgctggcttattttaatgtcactaCAGTTTGGTTTTTCAAGCCACATTTGcacaaaataagtatatttggaagtaTTTctagacatcattgtttttccagtgccaagatattttttacttatttaaagaattcttacaaagaaacatttactcactgcactggcagatcatttgatttgtttccagcatgtatttgcttaattctagttatttcttattatttatcagttggtttttgcagtgtgtgtcagGGTGTATTTGACTATTCTGTAAACCAGAATTGTGACTGCCCACAGTTAACGTATGGGGCACGTTCTCAGTGCATGCGCACGCTGCTAGGTCTACTTTTAACCTTAAACGGGTGCAactcatactgtttatattatTCTCCCAAATGCCTATAGCAATTTAgcaaattatttctgttttgaaCCGGCTGTTACAACATCAGGAGGTCAGGGTGTGGCCTTTAActagttacattacattaaaagtaacagtaaaatataccattttttattttgctccacattagtcttatttatttcattttagtacTTATTTTCCATtagtttgatgtttgttgtcactgtccattttatttactcactttctttgtctgtgtgaatgaatgtatgttCGAGGGgctataaatgaaaatgtttgtacatttgacataaagtttgatatgcacttgaaacttcaataaaaaaatattgtttaaaaaaaaacaacagtaaaatataccacttgtaacataaaatatactacacctctgaaaagtatatccatctatatgactcaatctttggttggggctatttgacttgaactactggaaatggacttttccatcatcttctaatgtattgagatgcacctgtattataTTATGAATTcagttcaattaaaaaaaaactatagttATTTCTCCGATCCGTGcaataccaaaaataaattggaAATTACTCAGGGAGGTAATCCAAAAGGAGGCCACAATAGGGAAAAAGACGAAGCGTgccatgaaaaagaaaaactctaAATACAGCAGAGCCAAAAAGACTGAAGGACCATCACACTTACCAGTGTTGAGTTTTTCCTCTGGGAGGCGAACAGCGCCAGTACACCTGGAGAGGCCATGATCTAAAAAAGGAAGTGAGATGGTCTAAATCAGGGAtgagcaacttaaatgctggagggggacacagttttcatggacactaccacagggccacatataggaccgtgcacttaaccagatatgatgaaactgcaattttaaatatgtttacagtgcagtaacttaacatatttcatgctcaaatgcatgtagaacagtataaataggaatgcaaaaggtttgaagcaaataaaaaataaccacttactgtgatttttttttcagtgcaagaacagcagaccaacattaattgcaagaagtaattttgtgcatttttacactgcacttttaagatttcatgctcaaatgcatgcagtggcggttctacacaggggccactgcccctgtgtagaagcccttggcccctgctgtggcccctgtgtcaaattaataataaaacgatcaacttataacgatgaacgacagaACAATTTACCCACCTTTTGTTCAAACAACATCTCAATGTACACATAAGGAACCCggaatgtgtccattgtataatagtttaattgtgcaataaaagcttgtgtaaataaaaaataaaaaagataattctcactgtatggcactttcaaaatgaaataaaaagtacttagtcacaaaaatgagaaatgtaaaaagtaactgttattgttggtgagtctcattgtttcaatcaatgtttttgtatcttccaaatatacttaaataagatttttaaataagctaaaaaaaaggtttttgaatgcttaaatatcatctttgccatttttttaatgtgcccctctgattttacactggcccctgcttggcccccacagtagaactggtctagaaccgccactgaatgcatgtagttgtactgagggccacttcaagtgatggTGCGgaccgtatgcggcccccgggcctccagttgcccatccctggtctaaatGAAATGAACAAAGGCCAGTGCAAGCAGCCTGAACACGTcgttaatacaaaaaaaagctttaaaaaataaaataaaaataaataagtccaAGTGACAATCAAACGTTTTGGCAGAACAAGATTGTAAATTGAACGGTTAATTAactaaatatatgtcaaaatcCAGATGTGTCACATGTATGACGTCATGGTCAAAGATTTACACATGAACAAGGAAACTTGGTGCCTAAAAAGTTTACCTCCATGTTATAACAGGAGAATGTATGATTGATAGATCAGAGTGGGGACATGTCTCACCAGTCCTCCCCACACCGGGGTCCTGCTGGTGCTCAGCGGGGTGTCCTTGCGGAAAACAGCGTCCATGAAGCCGCACACCACACAAAGACCCGCACAGGCCACCTGCAGCAGACCGAGGACCAGCACGCTCTTCTGGTTGAAAATGAAGTACCTGTGTCGGTCCATCTCCAGGTGTTAACCCGCTAGAAAGTCCCCCAGATACCGGTGCGTGTCCGTCCACGGTCACTGTGAACTTTAGCTTGTGGGTGAAACTTTAAGTGAGCTCGACGCCAACTGTACTTTTGTGggttttagacacaaacatgAGTCCAGGTGATGATAACGGACAACTGAAACAAATGTTTGTGGAACctaaaacattgttgtctttctAAAACTTCGCCTTTCTGTCCAGCGGTGTTTGTCTTCCGGGCTGCAGGCTGGTTTCACTGTACAGGTACACAGTTTAATCATTTACCTGCTGACCAGCTGCAGGTGGGAGGGACAGGGTggttaagccccgccccctacTCCTGCGTCACGATCTGTGGTCAGGATGAACAGATTTTCGAAACAGAAACCAGAGTCACTGTGGATACAATTACCAAatagacacgaaatgactaaaaaagagacaaaatgactaaaaaataacacaaaatgactaaaaaaagacacaaaatgactaaaaaagagacaaaatgactaaaaaaaagacacaaaatgactaaaaaagaaaattactaaaaaagacacaaaattacaaaaaaaagacacgaaatgatgagaaaagagacaaaatgactaaaaaagagacaaaatgactaaaaaataacacaaaatgactaaaaaaaagacacaaaatgactaaaaaagaaaattactaaaaaagacacaaaattactaaaaaaagacacaaaatgatgagaaaagagacaaaatgactaaaaaaagagacaaaatgactagaaaagagacaaaatgaaaaaaaaagagacaaaatgactaaaaaataacaca of Centropristis striata isolate RG_2023a ecotype Rhode Island chromosome 12, C.striata_1.0, whole genome shotgun sequence contains these proteins:
- the zgc:113425 gene encoding uncharacterized protein zgc:113425 isoform X1, which produces MDRHRYFIFNQKSVLVLGLLQVACAGLCVVCGFMDAVFRKDTPLSTSRTPVWGGLIMASPGVLALFASQRKNSTLVSVMVVAAGLSCVAAVIISGYSCLTLTYGEEDEEVFHHHDSPQVTFVLHRMVKGANATILLTCTIGLVLSSLIAYVGCRSLPGCGCYDARTGLETLVPQCDPGDTEMVCTWQAGGDDRLFNSPAQSTEQGPTEEEGPSKLPPYSRLT
- the zgc:113425 gene encoding uncharacterized protein zgc:113425 isoform X2, giving the protein MDRHRYFIFNQKSVLVLGLLQVACAGLCVVCGFMDAVFRKDTPLSTSRTPVWGGLIMASPGVLALFASQRKNSTLVSVMVVAAGLSCVAAVIISGYSCLTLTYGEEDEEVFHHHDSPQVTFVLHRMVKGANATILLTCTIGLVLSSLIAYVGCRSLPGCGCYDARTGLETLVPQCDPGDTEMVCTWQGGDDRLFNSPAQSTEQGPTEEEGPSKLPPYSRLT